One window from the genome of Deltaproteobacteria bacterium encodes:
- a CDS encoding amino acid ABC transporter ATP-binding protein, translating to MIEVDNISKTFANGVRALQEFSTRVRRREVLVIIGPSGAGKSTLLRCLNGLEEIDSGSIVIDGIPLDDNKQHRLQIRTEVGMVFQSFNLFPHMTVLENINLAQRLVRKKSKQEASRMSISLLEKVGIPEKAHSFPAQLSGGQQQRVAIARALAMMPKVMLFDEATSALDPEMIGEVLDVMRTLAREGMTMVVVTHEMGFAREVGDRMIFMEDGRIVEQGPARELFANPREDRTKLFLSQIL from the coding sequence ATTATTGAGGTGGACAATATCTCCAAGACCTTTGCCAATGGAGTGCGGGCTCTGCAGGAGTTCTCCACCCGCGTGCGCCGACGAGAGGTACTGGTGATCATCGGACCCTCAGGTGCTGGCAAATCTACCTTGCTGCGCTGCCTCAACGGCCTGGAAGAAATCGACAGCGGCTCCATCGTTATTGACGGAATTCCATTGGACGACAACAAACAGCACCGCCTGCAGATACGCACAGAGGTCGGCATGGTCTTCCAGTCGTTCAACCTCTTTCCTCACATGACCGTTCTGGAAAACATCAACCTGGCGCAGCGCCTGGTCCGCAAGAAAAGCAAGCAGGAGGCCAGCCGCATGTCCATCTCCCTTCTGGAAAAGGTGGGTATACCGGAAAAGGCCCACAGCTTTCCAGCTCAGCTCAGCGGTGGCCAACAACAGCGGGTAGCTATAGCGAGAGCACTGGCCATGATGCCCAAGGTAATGCTTTTCGACGAGGCAACCAGTGCCCTCGATCCAGAGATGATCGGTGAAGTATTGGATGTAATGAGAACCCTGGCCAGAGAAGGCATGACTATGGTGGTGGTCACTCATGAAATGGGGTTTGCTCGGGAAGTTGGCGACCGGATGATTTTTATGGAAGACGGCAGGATTGTCGAACAGGGACCTGCCAGGGAACTGTTCGCCAACCCTCGTGAAGACCGGACGAAACTGTTTCTCAGCCAGATTCTCTAG
- a CDS encoding amino acid ABC transporter permease: MPSLQRICRQLSKPPWSDVLKMLMLLGLFTWLLYRGSTKLGYHWQWHRVPRYLFSYHHGQLALGPLLQGLLVTFRVSGWGLVLTFAIGLVVALLRLSGSLVGGLVSRLYLEIIRNTPLLVQLFFVYFVLAPLVGLDRFAAAVLALSLFEGSYASEIFRAGIASIHSGQWEAAYSLGLGTYHTYRYVILPQAVRRILPPLTSQAVSLVKDSALVSTIAVYDLTMRAQEVISETFLTFEIWFTVAAMYLLITVTLSSVVNILEHRLRVAD, translated from the coding sequence ATGCCCTCTTTGCAGAGAATATGTCGTCAACTGAGCAAACCGCCCTGGAGTGACGTGCTCAAGATGCTGATGCTGCTCGGTCTCTTTACCTGGCTGCTCTACAGGGGGTCAACAAAATTGGGCTACCACTGGCAGTGGCACCGTGTTCCCAGATATCTCTTCAGCTACCACCATGGTCAGCTTGCTCTGGGCCCATTGCTTCAGGGACTGCTGGTCACCTTCCGGGTAAGCGGCTGGGGCCTTGTCTTGACTTTTGCTATAGGCCTCGTAGTGGCCCTGCTGCGGCTGTCAGGCTCTCTTGTCGGCGGGCTTGTCTCTCGCTTATACCTGGAGATTATTCGCAATACTCCTTTGCTGGTGCAACTATTTTTTGTCTACTTCGTCCTGGCTCCTCTGGTTGGTCTGGACCGTTTTGCTGCTGCGGTCCTCGCCCTCAGCCTCTTCGAAGGATCCTATGCCTCAGAGATTTTTCGGGCTGGCATTGCTTCCATCCACAGCGGCCAGTGGGAAGCAGCCTACAGTCTTGGACTCGGCACTTACCACACTTACAGATATGTCATCCTGCCCCAGGCAGTTCGCCGCATCCTTCCCCCTCTCACCAGTCAGGCTGTCTCTCTGGTCAAGGATTCGGCATTGGTGAGCACCATAGCCGTATACGATCTAACAATGAGGGCTCAGGAGGTAATCAGCGAAACTTTTCTTACTTTTGAAATCTGGTTCACAGTGGCTGCCATGTATTTGCTGATAACGGTCACTCTGTCTTCTGTCGTCAATATTCTGGAACATCGCCTCCGGGTGGCTGATTGA
- a CDS encoding transporter substrate-binding domain-containing protein — MYRFRITVVCLALLVSLSFTSSQLAQAGKFQHQLAQESTIEQVIRHCVLRVGMSTFVPWAMKDKTGKLIGFEIDVARRLAKDTGVKVEFIPTKWAGIIPALLTGKFDVIIGGMTIRPDRNLKVNFTIPYDYSGQTICAHRKLAAGFKCVADFNRPEVTVGARLGSTSVAAIKRYMPKARLRLFDEEPQLYQELLNGNLHAVVASLPTPAYQALKYPKRLFAITEPFTRELIGFAVRKGDPDTLNYFNNWIRLVTEEGWLKERHNYWFNSRDWQDRLQ; from the coding sequence ATGTACAGATTTAGAATCACGGTTGTCTGCCTGGCGCTGTTGGTGTCTTTAAGCTTTACCAGCAGCCAGCTTGCCCAGGCAGGCAAATTCCAGCATCAACTGGCGCAGGAAAGCACCATCGAACAGGTAATAAGACATTGTGTGCTCCGAGTGGGCATGTCAACTTTCGTGCCCTGGGCCATGAAGGATAAGACAGGCAAACTGATCGGCTTTGAAATAGACGTTGCCCGTCGTCTTGCCAAAGACACGGGTGTGAAAGTGGAATTTATCCCCACCAAGTGGGCGGGTATTATACCAGCCCTTCTCACTGGCAAGTTCGACGTGATTATCGGCGGCATGACCATCCGACCAGACCGCAATCTCAAAGTGAACTTCACCATACCGTATGACTACAGCGGCCAGACGATTTGCGCTCACCGCAAACTGGCAGCAGGCTTCAAGTGTGTAGCGGATTTCAATCGGCCTGAGGTGACGGTAGGAGCACGCTTGGGATCCACCTCTGTGGCCGCAATCAAGCGATACATGCCAAAGGCCAGGCTCAGGCTTTTCGATGAAGAACCACAGCTCTATCAAGAACTACTCAACGGCAATCTCCATGCTGTGGTTGCCAGCCTGCCCACGCCCGCCTATCAGGCCCTCAAATATCCTAAGAGACTCTTCGCTATCACTGAACCATTTACCCGCGAACTCATCGGCTTTGCAGTACGCAAAGGGGATCCAGACACTCTAAACTACTTTAACAACTGGATTCGCCTGGTAACAGAAGAAGGCTGGCTCAAAGAGCGGCACAACTACTGGTTCAACAGCCGTGACTGGCAAGACAGACTCCAGTAG
- a CDS encoding pyridoxal-phosphate dependent enzyme — translation MNRRPELQDILAAAERVEPHIHKTPIHTCRSIDRLAEAQLFFKCENFQKVGAFKFRGACNAVFSLSESEARRGVATHSSGNHAAAIALAARRRGIPAHIVMPVNAPKVKQDAVAGYGGKITWCEPTVESREQTVARVIEQTGATFIHPYNDERVIAGQGTVALELFDQVSELEVVIAPVGGGGLVSGVAIVAASLSRSTRILGAEPREADDACRSLQAGRIMPAVEPHRTLADGLRTSLGPLTFGIIQELVNEIITVSEESIVQAMRTIWERMKIIVEPSAAVVLAAMMRGQLDLQGKRIGLILSGGNVDLEALPWC, via the coding sequence ATGAACAGGAGACCAGAGCTGCAGGACATTCTAGCTGCAGCTGAACGCGTAGAACCCCACATTCATAAGACTCCCATCCACACCTGCAGGAGCATTGACCGGCTGGCAGAGGCGCAGCTTTTCTTCAAGTGCGAAAATTTTCAAAAGGTGGGGGCCTTCAAGTTTCGCGGCGCCTGCAACGCGGTGTTCTCTCTCTCAGAGTCTGAGGCGCGGCGGGGGGTGGCCACGCACTCTTCGGGCAACCATGCAGCGGCGATTGCCCTGGCCGCCAGGCGTCGGGGCATCCCGGCTCATATCGTCATGCCAGTAAATGCCCCGAAGGTGAAGCAAGATGCCGTGGCGGGGTATGGGGGCAAGATTACCTGGTGTGAACCAACTGTCGAGTCCCGAGAACAGACAGTGGCAAGAGTAATCGAGCAGACAGGAGCAACTTTCATCCATCCTTATAATGACGAGCGTGTAATTGCAGGGCAGGGTACGGTGGCTCTGGAGCTATTTGATCAGGTGAGCGAACTGGAGGTGGTCATAGCTCCAGTGGGTGGAGGCGGCCTTGTCAGCGGCGTGGCCATTGTTGCCGCATCTCTGTCCAGATCGACCCGAATTCTGGGCGCTGAACCCCGGGAGGCAGATGACGCCTGCCGTTCCTTGCAGGCCGGCAGGATCATGCCGGCGGTGGAACCTCACCGTACCCTGGCAGACGGCCTGCGCACTTCACTTGGGCCTCTCACTTTCGGCATTATCCAGGAGCTCGTTAATGAGATCATTACAGTGAGTGAAGAAAGCATTGTCCAGGCCATGAGGACCATATGGGAACGGATGAAAATTATCGTGGAGCCGTCGGCAGCAGTGGTGCTGGCAGCCATGATGCGAGGTCAGCTCGATTTGCAGGGGAAGCGCATCGGCCTGATATTGTCAGGGGGGAACGTCGATCTGGAGGCTCTGCCCTGGTGCTGA
- a CDS encoding alpha/beta fold hydrolase — translation MPLIRKSTYRAPLFLNNGHLQTIFPSLFRRVPGVSYQRQQIFTPDGDFLDLDWSVVGGTKLAIISHGLEGSSQREYVRGMVRAVNRRGRDALAWNMRGCGGRSNHKPRFSHSGASEDLHAVVEHVRCHCQYQAVMLLGFSLGGNMTLKYLGEEGKRLWPGIKGAVVFSVPCDLAGSACRISQWQNRIYQRRFLRLLHKRIKAMKEVLPEEINDDGYEKIRTLQDFDDRYTAPLHGFQDARDYWRQSSCNRFLPLIQVPALLVNAGNDPFLSASCYPVEAARQNGNLYLEVPQSGGHVGFVAFGQTGEYWSEWRAVTFMKRIC, via the coding sequence ATGCCGCTAATCAGAAAATCTACCTATCGGGCTCCGCTTTTCCTGAACAACGGCCACCTGCAGACGATTTTTCCAAGTTTGTTTCGCCGCGTGCCTGGAGTCTCTTACCAGCGACAACAAATTTTCACACCTGATGGAGATTTTCTTGATCTCGACTGGTCTGTGGTGGGGGGGACAAAATTGGCCATTATCTCGCACGGCCTGGAAGGAAGCAGTCAGCGCGAATACGTCCGAGGCATGGTGAGAGCCGTCAACAGAAGAGGGAGGGACGCCCTGGCATGGAATATGAGAGGTTGCGGGGGCAGGAGCAATCACAAGCCCCGCTTTTCGCACAGCGGTGCCAGTGAAGACCTCCACGCTGTGGTCGAGCATGTTCGCTGCCATTGCCAGTACCAGGCTGTTATGCTCCTGGGCTTCAGCCTGGGAGGCAACATGACCCTGAAGTATCTGGGTGAAGAGGGAAAGAGGCTATGGCCCGGCATCAAAGGAGCCGTGGTTTTCTCGGTGCCCTGCGATCTTGCCGGCAGCGCCTGCAGAATCAGTCAATGGCAGAACAGAATATATCAGCGGAGATTCCTCCGTTTGCTCCACAAAAGGATCAAGGCCATGAAGGAGGTCCTGCCAGAAGAGATCAACGATGACGGCTACGAAAAGATAAGAACACTGCAGGACTTTGATGACCGGTACACGGCACCGCTGCACGGTTTTCAGGATGCCAGGGACTACTGGCGGCAGTCCAGTTGCAACCGCTTCTTGCCGCTCATCCAGGTGCCGGCCTTGCTGGTCAATGCCGGGAACGATCCTTTCTTGAGCGCCAGTTGTTATCCAGTAGAGGCAGCCCGGCAAAATGGCAATTTGTACCTGGAAGTGCCCCAGTCTGGTGGTCATGTTGGCTTTGTTGCCTTTGGGCAGACGGGAGAGTACTGGTCCGAATGGCGAGCTGTGACTTTTATGAAGAGGATTTGCTGA
- a CDS encoding amino acid ABC transporter permease — MLKKRRQFTRVDGLLLLLLTTGALYLAYRIKIGLNYRWNWAAIPQFLYRYDEQSGRWVANLLVQGLYTTIRLSFWSTGLATVIGVLTGLCRTSQSLFYRLLGRFYVEFNRNMPPLVLIIIFYYFVSDQVLPLLGFNNFFLYRFAATERFATVLFGPPVLFPAFVSAVISLALFEAAYIAEIVRAGVQSIEKGQWEAGHALGLSKWQQLRHVILPQALPRVLPPLAGQFVSVIKDSSIVSVISIQELTFQGLELMASTYLTFEIWITITLLYLVLTLSSSLLVRRLELRMARRAL; from the coding sequence TTGCTCAAGAAAAGGCGACAATTTACCAGAGTCGATGGGCTTCTACTACTTCTCCTTACCACAGGAGCGCTGTATCTGGCCTATCGCATCAAGATCGGTCTGAACTACAGGTGGAACTGGGCCGCTATTCCCCAGTTTCTCTATCGCTATGATGAGCAGAGCGGCAGATGGGTGGCTAACCTGCTGGTGCAAGGTCTCTACACCACGATCAGGCTCAGCTTCTGGAGTACTGGCCTGGCAACGGTTATCGGCGTGTTGACTGGTCTGTGCCGGACGAGCCAGAGTTTGTTCTACAGGCTGCTCGGTCGCTTTTACGTTGAATTCAACCGCAACATGCCTCCTCTGGTGCTCATTATTATTTTTTACTATTTTGTCAGCGATCAGGTGCTTCCGCTGCTCGGTTTCAACAATTTTTTCCTTTACAGATTTGCAGCAACAGAGCGCTTTGCCACTGTACTCTTCGGTCCACCGGTGTTGTTCCCAGCCTTTGTCTCTGCAGTAATCTCTCTGGCCCTTTTCGAGGCTGCCTACATTGCCGAGATTGTTCGCGCCGGCGTACAGTCCATTGAAAAGGGGCAGTGGGAAGCGGGCCATGCACTTGGACTCTCCAAGTGGCAGCAGCTGCGCCATGTTATTCTTCCCCAGGCCCTGCCTCGCGTTTTACCGCCTCTGGCTGGTCAGTTCGTCTCGGTGATAAAGGATTCCTCGATTGTCTCGGTCATTTCTATACAGGAGCTCACTTTTCAAGGTCTGGAATTGATGGCTTCTACTTACCTCACCTTTGAGATCTGGATCACCATCACCCTGCTCTATCTTGTCCTCACTCTCAGCAGTTCTCTGCTCGTGCGCCGGCTGGAGCTGCGCATGGCCAGACGAGCGCTCTGA
- a CDS encoding DMT family transporter, with amino-acid sequence MSRSHRPQTTRPAFNPSLALVSGVLAVSTGSIFARLADAPALVIAAYRVGLASLILAPVACWRCRAELLSLEVKDYLLAVLAGLCLALHFGTWISSLDYTAVANSVVLVNTNPLWVGLFTPFVTGERLSLTMKVGIFMSVVGGAIIGMGDFATGTTALWGDFLALLGSVFAAFYLLLGRALRRKLSLLAYVILCYGSAAIILWLLILSLQLPITGYSDKTWAAFVGMALVSQIIGHSSYNWALKWFSTSLIAVSLLGEPIGATIMAYIIFDEGLSWTKYVGGIMILSAIYLAGRGEQASE; translated from the coding sequence GTGAGTAGATCTCATCGTCCTCAGACAACTAGACCTGCATTCAATCCATCCTTGGCGCTGGTGAGCGGGGTGCTGGCAGTATCTACGGGGTCTATTTTCGCCCGTTTGGCAGATGCTCCAGCGCTGGTTATCGCCGCCTATCGCGTAGGGTTGGCCTCGTTAATCCTCGCTCCAGTAGCCTGCTGGCGTTGTCGAGCTGAGCTGCTGAGCCTGGAGGTGAAGGATTATTTGCTGGCAGTTCTCGCCGGGCTGTGTCTCGCCCTTCACTTTGGCACCTGGATCTCCTCTCTGGACTACACTGCAGTGGCCAACAGTGTGGTGCTCGTCAATACCAATCCCTTGTGGGTGGGGCTGTTCACCCCATTCGTCACTGGAGAGCGTTTGAGTCTGACCATGAAAGTAGGCATCTTCATGAGCGTTGTCGGGGGTGCCATCATCGGTATGGGGGACTTTGCTACTGGCACGACGGCTCTCTGGGGAGACTTTCTCGCACTGCTCGGCAGTGTTTTCGCTGCTTTCTACCTGCTGCTCGGCCGGGCCCTGCGCCGAAAGTTGTCTCTGCTGGCCTACGTAATACTTTGTTACGGCAGCGCCGCTATTATTCTCTGGCTGCTGATTCTCTCTCTGCAGCTTCCCATCACCGGCTACAGCGACAAGACCTGGGCTGCCTTTGTCGGCATGGCGCTTGTTTCGCAAATAATAGGACATTCGAGCTACAATTGGGCTCTCAAGTGGTTCAGCACCAGCCTCATTGCCGTGAGCCTGCTGGGAGAGCCCATAGGAGCTACAATCATGGCGTACATCATTTTCGACGAGGGCCTGTCCTGGACCAAATATGTGGGAGGCATAATGATTCTCTCGGCAATCTATTTGGCCGGCAGAGGAGAACAGGCGAGTGAATAG